CTGGCTTCCTCCCTGTTAGTTCCCCAGGCAATAAGTTTGGCAATCATTGGGTCATAATATATAGGTATATCCATGCCCGCTTCATACCCGTCATCTACCCTGATGCCATAACCCTGGGGGCGTACGTAGGTTTCAAGGGTGCCAGTATCCGGCAGGAAATTGCTGGCAGGGTCTTCTGCACAGATCCTTAACTCAATCGCATGACCATTTATTGTCAGGTTTTCCTGTGAAAAGGTTAATTTCTCTCCCCTGGCTACCCTGATCTGTTCTTTAACGAGGTCCAGTCCTGTGATCAGTTCTGTAACCGGGTGTTCTACCTGCAGGCGGGTATTCATCTCCAGGAAATAGAAGTTCAGCTGCTCATCTACCAGGAATTCGACAGTGCCAGCACTATAATAATTACAGGCTTTGGCTACGTCCAGGGCACATTTGCCCATAGCGGAGCGTATGTCAGGGGTGAGGCAGGAGGCGGGGGCTTCTTCTATCAATTTCTGGTGGCGGCGTTGTATAGAGCATTCACGTTCAAATAGATATACGTAATTTCCATGCTGGTCACCCAGGATCTGTATTTCGATGTGGCGGGGAGCACCTACATATTTTTCAATGAATACGGCATCATCGCCAAAGGCACTCATCGCTTCGCTTTTGGCCAGGCGGATCTGCTCTTCCAGTTCTGATGCAGCGTTTACTACCCGCATCCCTTTGCCGCCACCGCCGGCAGACGCTTTGATGAGAATAGGGAAGCCGGTTCTTTTCACAATTTCCTGTGCTTCTTCGAGGCTGCGAAGCGGTGTTTCGGTACCAGGTACCATGGGCACGCCGAATTTTTGAGCGGCTTGTTTTGCGGCCAGTTTGCTACCCATCATTTCAATGGCGTAGGCACTGGGGCCAATGAAAGTAATACCGGCAGTGGTTACTGCTTCTGCAAAGTGCGCGTTCTCGCTCAGGAATCCATAGCCAGGATGAATGGCATCTGCACCGGATTGTTTGGCTGCTGCTATGATCCTGTCGATTTGCAGGTAGGATTGGCTGGAAGGAGCCTGGCCTATACAAATAGCTTCGTCTGCATATTGTACAAAGGGCATGGTCCGGTCAGCTTCAGAATACACCGCCACAGTGGCAATGCCCATTTCCCGTGCAGATCGCATGATTCGTAGTGCGATTTCGCCGCGATTGGCTACCAGTATTTTTTTCATAAAAGCGAATATAAGGTATCTTTGCCCCCTCATGAAATCGACCGCATTCCATCAAACGATTACCCTGGTGAAAAAAGACATATTACTGGAATTACGTCAGAAATATGCGCTTTATGGGGTACTGCTGTATATCATTTCTACCGTATTTGTCATTAACCTGATGATAGGCAAGCCGGAAGAAAAGACATGGAATGCCCTTTTCTGGGTGGTACAGTTATTTGTATCAGTCAATGCGATTGCCAAAAGCTTTCTGCAGGAGAACCGGGGCCGGCTATTGTATTTTTACTCCCTGGTTCATCCACGTAACTTTATCATTGCCAAGTTGATATATAATATCCTGCTCATGGCAATTATGAGTGTGATCACCCTGGTCTGTTGTATCCTTTTCATGGGCAACCCGATTGTGAATTTCCCTTATTTTGTTGGCGTAATCATGCTGGGTGGCCTCAGCCTTTCCCTGCTTTTTACCATGCTGGCGGCTATTGCTGCTCAGGCCAATCAAAATGCAGCGCTTATGGCTATCATGGGATTTCCTATCATTTTACCCCTGCTGACGATGTTGTCGAATATAGCCCGTTCTTCCTTCAATATTGTATTTCAACCTGGTCTGCCCAAGATGTTCCTGATGCTGGGAGCTATGGATATACTCATTGTAGGCTTATCGCTTATTCTGTTCCCTTTTTTATGGAAGGATTAGAATTTTGTTGTAGGTTTGCCTCTCATTTAGTCCGATAAAACAATGGCAAAGCACTGGTGGAAAGCTTTAGCGGTAATACTTCTCATATACACTATAATTGCAGGGTTTACAATTGATATACCTATTATAGGTACTAATCAGCAATCATCCCGGGGACTCTTTTTCCACGTACCGATGTGGATGTGCATGTATACCATGTTCAGCATTTCAGTAGCCAATTCCCTGCTCTATCTCACTAAATACGACTTAAAGAGAGATGCCCTTGCTGGCGCTGCCGGCAGTGTAGGCGTGTTCTTTGGTATACTGGGCTTTTGTACCGGTACACTGTGGGCAACCTATACCTGGGGCGGAACAATTACAGGCGACGCCAAACAACAGCTTACTGCTGTTGCTTTGTTGATCTATATGGCTTATCTGGTACTGCGCATGTCCATTCCGGATATCGATAAGCGTGCACGTATCTCCGCAGTGTTTAACATTTTCGCATTTGCTTTGTTGATTCCCTTAACATATATCATTCCACGAATGGTGGATTCTCTTCACCCTGGAGCTGCCGGCTCTCCTACATTTGCCTCAAAAGATACTGATGGCGGTATGAAAGCGGTGCTCTATCCTGCATTTATTGGCTGGGTATTGCTAAGTGTCTGGATCTATACCCTCGTGGTGCGCTACAAAAAACTAGAGTTAAAAAATATTTTTAAATGATTAACAAAGCGATTTCTTTCTGCTGTACCTGTTTGTTATTGTTAGTTTCCCTGCTGACTTTTGGACAAGAGCCGGCATCGCAACAACAGAATACAGAGACTGGACCGGTAAATGAATTTTTTCGTAGCAATGGCAAGATATATGTGGTAGTAGGAGTCCTGCTGATCATCTTTACAGGCATTGTGATCTTTTTAGTTCGCCTGGATCGGAAGATCAGTAAGCTGGAGCGTAGGGAACGTGCTGATACCCTCTAAGACTTTATTAAGTCCAACTACATATTTATACCAAAACAGTTTTTTTTATGGCGCAAGAACAGCAAATAAGCTTTTTTCAGAACGTTGAGAAAAGCTTTGACAAAGCCGCAGGTTTCACGAAATGGGAGAAGGGCATTCTCGAGCAAATTAAAGCTTGTAATGCCGTTTACCGTATGAAATTCCCCGTACGCGTAGGTGACAAGATTGAAGTAATCGAAGCCTATCGTGTACAGC
This window of the Chitinophaga sancti genome carries:
- a CDS encoding heme exporter protein CcmB codes for the protein MKSTAFHQTITLVKKDILLELRQKYALYGVLLYIISTVFVINLMIGKPEEKTWNALFWVVQLFVSVNAIAKSFLQENRGRLLYFYSLVHPRNFIIAKLIYNILLMAIMSVITLVCCILFMGNPIVNFPYFVGVIMLGGLSLSLLFTMLAAIAAQANQNAALMAIMGFPIILPLLTMLSNIARSSFNIVFQPGLPKMFLMLGAMDILIVGLSLILFPFLWKD
- the accC gene encoding acetyl-CoA carboxylase biotin carboxylase subunit, coding for MKKILVANRGEIALRIMRSAREMGIATVAVYSEADRTMPFVQYADEAICIGQAPSSQSYLQIDRIIAAAKQSGADAIHPGYGFLSENAHFAEAVTTAGITFIGPSAYAIEMMGSKLAAKQAAQKFGVPMVPGTETPLRSLEEAQEIVKRTGFPILIKASAGGGGKGMRVVNAASELEEQIRLAKSEAMSAFGDDAVFIEKYVGAPRHIEIQILGDQHGNYVYLFERECSIQRRHQKLIEEAPASCLTPDIRSAMGKCALDVAKACNYYSAGTVEFLVDEQLNFYFLEMNTRLQVEHPVTELITGLDLVKEQIRVARGEKLTFSQENLTINGHAIELRICAEDPASNFLPDTGTLETYVRPQGYGIRVDDGYEAGMDIPIYYDPMIAKLIAWGTNREEARERLLRAIAEYQVKGIQTTLSFGSWALQQPAFISGQFDTNFIGKYFTPQSLESPSPDAARAAALLAVQVWQEEHRKAKQQPVNQAAGRWKTRR
- a CDS encoding CcmD family protein; amino-acid sequence: MINKAISFCCTCLLLLVSLLTFGQEPASQQQNTETGPVNEFFRSNGKIYVVVGVLLIIFTGIVIFLVRLDRKISKLERRERADTL
- the ccsA gene encoding cytochrome c biogenesis protein CcsA encodes the protein MAKHWWKALAVILLIYTIIAGFTIDIPIIGTNQQSSRGLFFHVPMWMCMYTMFSISVANSLLYLTKYDLKRDALAGAAGSVGVFFGILGFCTGTLWATYTWGGTITGDAKQQLTAVALLIYMAYLVLRMSIPDIDKRARISAVFNIFAFALLIPLTYIIPRMVDSLHPGAAGSPTFASKDTDGGMKAVLYPAFIGWVLLSVWIYTLVVRYKKLELKNIFK